The genomic segment GACCTCCTGGCCGACCTCGACGACCTCGCTCGGGTGGTCGATGTGCTTCCAGGACAGCTCCGACACGTGCACCAGACCGTCGACACCGCCGAGGTCGACGAACGCACCGAAGTTGACGATGGAGGACACGACGCCCTTGCGGACCTGGCCCTTGGCCAGCGCGTTGAGGAACTCGCTGCGGACCTCCGATTGGGTCTGCTCCAGGTAGGCGCGGCGGGACAGCACCACGTTGTTGCGGTTCTTGTCCAGCTCGATGATCTTGGCCTCGAGCTCGCGGCCGACGTACGGCTGGAGGTCGCGCACACGACGCATCTCGACGAGCGAGGCGGGCAGGAAGCCGCGCAGACCGATGTCGAGGATCAGGCCGCCCTTGACGACCTCGATGACCGTGCCGCGAACCGGCTCGTCCTTCTCCTTGAGCTCCTCGATGGTGCCCCAGGCGCGCTCGTACTGCGCACGCTTCTTGGAGAGGATGAGACGGCCTTCCTTGTCCTCCTTCTGCAGAACAAGGGCTTCCACCTCGTCACCGACGGCGACGACCTCGGCCGGGTCGACATCGTGCTTGATGGAGAGTTCACGGGACGGGATGACACCCTCGGTCTTGTAACCGATGTCGAGCAGGACTTCGTCGCGATCGACCTTGACGATGGTGCCTTCCACGATGTCGCCATCGTTGAAGTATTTGATTGTCTTGTCGATAGCAGCGAGGAAGTCTTCCTCCGTCCCGATGTCGTTGACGGCGACCTGCTTCGCCTGGGCGTTCGGGGCGGTGGTGGTGTCGATGGTCATTAGGTGGGTTGCTCCGGTTAGCGGCTTGGTCTCGTGGGATGTGCAGTTTGCGTGCGCTGGGTGGGAACGATGCAGTCCCAGCGTTCAGGCAGAACGGCCGCGACCTCATCGAATGGTGCGCGAACCCGAGATCCCAGCACGTGCTCACTGGGCCGAAGGCAGCGCGAACCCACTGCGCTGATTGTCAGCATACGCGGAGACTTCACGTCAGCACAACGAGGGGTCCGACCACGATCACGGACCCCCTCGCGCCGACAATGAGGTGGTGAACGACACGAACCCCGCCGATCGCCATGCCGAAGCCGAAGCCGTGCTCGGCACCACCGGTGTCGCGCACCGCGAGGTGAACCCCACCGAGGCCACCGCGGCCAGTCTGGCCTGGTGGAACGCGGATGCCGACGCCTACCACGACACGCACGGCGACTTCCTCGGCGACGCCGACTTCGTGTGGTGCCCCGAGGGTTTGCGCGAAGCGGACGCACGCCTGCTCGGCGACGTGGCCGGGGCCGACATCCTGGAAGTGGGGTGCGGTTCGGCGCCGTGCTCTCGCTGGCTCGCCGAGCAGG from the Saccharomonospora azurea NA-128 genome contains:
- the rpsA gene encoding 30S ribosomal protein S1 — encoded protein: MTIDTTTAPNAQAKQVAVNDIGTEEDFLAAIDKTIKYFNDGDIVEGTIVKVDRDEVLLDIGYKTEGVIPSRELSIKHDVDPAEVVAVGDEVEALVLQKEDKEGRLILSKKRAQYERAWGTIEELKEKDEPVRGTVIEVVKGGLILDIGLRGFLPASLVEMRRVRDLQPYVGRELEAKIIELDKNRNNVVLSRRAYLEQTQSEVRSEFLNALAKGQVRKGVVSSIVNFGAFVDLGGVDGLVHVSELSWKHIDHPSEVVEVGQEVTVEVLDVDMDRERVSLSLKATQEDPWRQFARTHAIGQIVPGKVTKLVPFGAFVRVEEGIEGLVHISELAERHVEIPEQVVQVGSEVMVKVIDIDLERRRISLSLKQANEGFTPDAEFDPTQYGMAAEYDEQGNYIYPEGFDPDTQEWQEGYETQREEWERQYAEAHARYEKHMRQVAEAQQANAAAVADGAVGGGETSYGSSQPEQERSGGTLASDEQLAALREKLSGGA